Below is a window of Ctenopharyngodon idella isolate HZGC_01 chromosome 7, HZGC01, whole genome shotgun sequence DNA.
CACGTCCATTCCCATTCTGTGTTTCCCAGTGCGTGTGAGAGGcactatttgtttttcttttcctctgaGCATCCTCATGTTTTCCCTCCCCTCGTCTCCTATCATTCCCCCTCTATTTCTGACTCATACTTTGTTCTTCTTTATGATCCATTAGATTAATTTCCATTTGTAGAGAATACACACAGTCTCCCTTTCTCTTTTTGCTTTTTTCCTTCGCTGAATGAATATATCAATGCTCGTGACTCCTGTCGCTCTGCGTGTGTGACTGTACATGGTTGAATTTCCCTCTTTTATCTCTTTCTTGCTTGATGTCagctattaatatatatttgtgaGATATGAGATGCTATTCTGGTTTAAGCTCCACATCAGATCGACTGGGCAGCTGTTGCTTAAACAACAGTGAGTGGGTGGTCAGTGTTTACGAATGTGTGGCACTGTGCTATGTGCATAAACAGCAATTTGCCATTGCATATACCTGTCTGCCATTCAAGGATGTAGCCAAATATCAAGACTGGGTGGAGCAAGAAAAGTTTAAGAATCTGTTGTTTGACTAAGAAACCCGTTGATTGACTATTAATCTGAATATTGGGTGAGACGTGTTCCCCTCAATGTCTATAGTGGGTACGGCCTGACAGAATATCTGCTATAGATATTTATTCCTTGCAGCTTTGAGAAAATTTGCACAAAATGTTGTAAACATAGGACTTGTTTTGGAAAGCTCAGTTAGTTGCAAAAGAAAGTCATGTTTTATCTAAAGGCTAACTGCCAGCTAATCTTGTTGACTATGAATATGTGCCAATGATACATTTGTGTATTGGAATAGTTGGTTGCTTTGATCTTTTTGTTGCATGTTCATCTATTTATAATTTCctaaaaatgattatattataattctttttttttcttcataataGAAAAATATTATGGCTATCATCACAATATTTGATGGGAAAACAACACTGTGTCCTGTCCTTATTTTTCGCTGTCATACTCATATTACAGGGGTTCTCAAAGTCCGGACTCCGGTCCGGGTCCGGACCCGGAGGGAATTCAATCCGGACCCACCTCCATTTTGTATTTCAAGAGCACTAATTGTGTGTAAAGGATTAAAAGTGTGGATTTCCTACTTTGATAAACGCATGTTAATTTTGTAAATCacttgtttagttttttttaatgtatttttggagATGGTCCGAAATGAAAGCGAAGGCGAGATATTTAAAGTTTTCCTGCATGACTATAGCCATTTTTCCACCGTCAGGCCGAACggttcttagaatggtaaggaacagttccagttgtgtttccactggagcctggtatggcacggcacgattacaaaccgttctcggCCTGGAAATCTCGGCATGGTTGTCTAACCGTACTGAATCGTGCTGGTAGAATCTGTGAAGTGACGTCGCCAcacaggattggtcacttgtctgttgcctggctaccagtttctctgtagctggctaagcgctctatttgagcgacgtaaacacaaattaataataaaattaaaagaattatCTGATCACCCTCCGTAACGCGGTCgttatttacatctcatatcatcagtaaaccattgcgttaccaaggcaacgGAACCGTTTCAAATTTCACCgtttcagctttcaaattgtgtaattttttaagaaatttaaacaataaaataaataccgttttgtggctctttaatgtgtcatgacagatcgctgtagtgcctcagctCAAGCGACTCATAACCCGATCATCTCTTcatactagttcatttatagcatcaaataaacatgaatgaacatgagaaggaatgttgtttcaaatgcggaaagacgtcacacaccatttttcaagttcaagtccaccgaggttaatcttctaactcctgactgctttgtcggacaaaatggcggatttggcgttatgattggttagatcgcttgtcaatcaaactcccggcgaagggtcaattctCGGCCCGGTTGTCACATTGCCACTCAGGACTGGTCACTTGTatgttgcctggctaccagtttctctgtagctgaCTGCGCTCTATTTGAGCGATGTAAACAAAAGCGCCTTTTTTTGCCTAcctgttgttgtgttttgttcataaaaaatgaataaaattgttCTGCCACTTTTGcacttattaatatattttgaatgcaaaaggcactttattttttcaaaaaataagtgTTGATTTGTTATGcatgtttattaaaaacaagttttgtAATAACCAATTGTTCCGGACCTTTGACATTGATAGACTTTGAGAACCCCTGTCATATTATGTTTGCAAACTAAGAGGCCCAGCAACATTGAAGAGATCAGGCATCCATCGTGCTTAAGCTAATCagcaatattgtaaatataCCCCCTCCCCCATGGTTATAAATGATTTGTGTTCAGTTATGAATGAGAAACAAAGACCAAATGGAAAATAGACCAGACACAAACTGCCCAAATTGACAAGAAAAGGGGCATTGTTGCTCTTGACCTCTTCCATTCCTCTACTGCATACACAAGACAAGGAGTGACCCATATTTAATAAATGGTTGGTTTTCAGTGAGCATCTTGTTAGGCGATGCTTTGAGGTCATTCACTGCCACTCATACACGCTTGAGTGATTGGCATCTTGTCTAGGGAAGCCATTTGACTGGCTGATAAGAATGGAGATTTTTGAGTCCCATTAGTTTTACTGACTGGCCCAAGATCAGGTCAGGGGAGGGGAGGGTGTGTTTGAAATAGCttctcacacacatatacacacactcactcattctCACTGTTGCTTCTACTCCATAATCTTTGAAGTTTTGATATCAGCCTTTGAAGCCTACCCTTTCACAGAGGCTTGTGTGATCCAACCACTGTTTTGGTGAGTTTTGGTCTAGTTTACTTTCTTCTCTCTTGGTTGGAACTTACTTTAGTATGACTTTCCGTGAATGCGTAGCTGCATCCATTGTATTTCTAACATTgtgcaaatatttaaaataacatgatcAACTTTTCTGAACTGTTTAAGATCacaataccgttcaaaagttaggGGATAATaggagtttttaatgtttttgaaagaaatctcttatgcttaccaaggcttaatttacttaaaaatatagtaaaaactgtaatattgtgaaatattattacaatttaaaataactgttttctattttaatatattttaaaatgtaatttattgctgtgatggcaaagctgaattttcagcatcattactccagtcctcagtgtcacattatccttcagaaatcattctaatatgctgatttgattgaagaaacatttattattattattatcagtgttgaaaacagttgtgcagcttaatattttttggaaaccatgatagttttttttaggattctttgattaaatagaaagttaaaaagaacagtatttatttgaaatattgtttttgtaacaatgcagaagtctttactgtcaatttgattaatgtaatgcatccttgctgaataaaaatattatttaaaaaaatcatattgaccccaaacttgaatggtagtgtatatacagtGGGAAAGTTATTGCTTTTATATAGCAGAGCGTTTGGAAAAGTGAggatagttatgtatattaaagAGGATTTTTGGTGTGTGGTTTGTGTGTTGAATGCTTTGCATGTTGGCCTGTGTTTGCAAAAGTTGGTCTTGATTCAACTGCAGGAAACTAATAGTCATAACGCATTCCAAAACACAACcatcttttttatatttcactTTGCTTTCCATGGGATTTTACACATCAGATTACATAGTTTGGTCCATTCATCTTTGCAGTGCATTCAGTGTTTCCTTGAGTAACTTGAGGTCTAAGGCTAACTGCAGGATTGTCTTTCTGTGTATTTCATTAGTGTGGCTATTTGAAAGCCATCTGGTCAAGTATCATTCCTGGAACAGAAGTGTCTCCATTCAACATGATGAATAAAATGCCAACACATATTCGAAAGTTGCGCATGTGGCAGTGCACAGCTGTAGGAAGCAGTTTTGCTGCAGTCTCACTCTTATTTTAGTGGAGGTTTAGGATTTCAGCTGTGTGCTCTGTTCAGCTCTGTCCCAGCATGTGAAGAGGACTCCACTCAACGAGGCTAAACTTGGGGCTTGGGGCTATTGTTGACTCCGGAGGTATGCCATTGTCTTAGACAGCCCGCCATTGCTAGGCAACCCCAAGTCTAAGAGTGCGGCATCCCACTTCGGAAAAAGAGGGAGCAACCCCCCCCCAAAAcaccatcacacacacagaccatATTATTGAGGACTATTATTGATATACTgaatgttaacattaacaatttatagagtacaacggggctaaaggcacaccttaagaaaaatGGCTTTTCACTACTACCATAGTGTATCAttgcagggaaaaaaaacattttatttgaacaTTGATGGAGCAACAGATGATTATATGATTATATGGTGATTATCTCTAAGGTGGACACCCTACTTGATATTTACCATCTGAATCTAACCATGTCTTGTCAACAAATGGAACATTTACTCTTACTTTACCCCTCAACATAACCCTCACAGAATCCTGTTATCATTTTtagatttaaagcaaaacatgATGTGGGGTGATTTATGAGCCCCAAAGTAGTGAAGACAACTTATATGTCCTCCCAAGCCAGTAGGCCCTATTTGACATTTgaagacatttttgaaaactcGGCTCTAACAAGTATAGCCAAACCAGTACACAGTTACGGTAAAGGATAGAGACTTGGATAAGtgaagtgtttttgtgtgtgtgtttttgagtgtaTAGTGGGAGGGGTTAAAGAGAATGTTTTGGGGGATTAAAATGGCTACAAGAATGGGGTGGGGTCTTGTGAGGGGAGTCCTTGGAATGAATGCAATGGTAATCATTCTGTTTACAAGAGCCCTAGGGAACATTTCTGACAAAGAGGGAGAAAGATTTCATTAATTGATTTCAGCATTTCTTAGTGCTGTTGCTACCTTTAAAACCAGCATGTTGTGTCTGTGTCTACTCAGATTTTGAGGAGCAGTTGTATGATAACAGAGTGACAGGACAGACATTCAGACACCCTTCCTCTCAAAGCTCGGAGGACACATCAACCACTCTCAGCCGATCCCCTTCCTCACTCAACAACAAGAAGACGGAATTCGTCTTTGTGGTAACTACTTGTATGCTTTCTTATGCTTTCTCTTACACTAATGAAAGTAGTAACTTTGGGTTTTATTGAGCATTTTGATGTCACTAGATTCTGATTGTGTGCCACCAACAAACTCATTTGTTTGCTGTAAAGCATTAATGTTTTGTATAAAGTTTGCAAATCTAATTAGATGTGGTTTGTCCCCTCAAAGAAAACAGCTACAAGCTTCTCTGTGTTGGTAAAAACTCAATGTTTGAATAGTGTCCAATGTTCAGTGtttgaatattattaatatgaatGGAATAATCATTCACTAGTATCAGAGTCCAATTTAACATTTACCAGTTCTGCTATACATGCAGATTTATGCtttatacttaagtatattataCTTAATAAacctatatatacagtatctcacggaagtgagtacacccctcgcatttttgtaaatattttattatatctcttcatgtgacaacactgaagaaatgacactttgctacaatgtaaagtagtaagtgtacagcttgtataacagtgtaaatttgctgtcccctcaaaataactcaacacacagccattaatgtctaaaccgctggccacaaaagtgagtacacccctaagtgaaaatgtccaaattgggcccaattagccattttctctccccggtgtcatgtgactcgttagtgttacaggtgtgaatggggagcaggtgtgttaaatttggtgttatcgctctcactctctcatactggtcactggaagttcaacgtggcacctcatggcaaagaactctctgaggatctgaaaaaaaaattgttgctctacataaagatggcgtgggctataagaagattgccaagaccctgaaactgagctgcagcacggtggccaagaccatacagcagtttaacaggacaggttccactcagaacaggcctcgccatggtcgaccaaagaagttgagtgcacatgctcagcgtcatatccagaggttgtgtttgggaaatagacgtatgagtgctgccagcattgctgcagaggttgaaggggtggggggtcagcctgtcggtgctcagaccatacgccgcacactgcatcaaattggtctgcatggctgttgtcccagaaggaagcctcttctaaagataatgcacaagaaagcccgcaaacagtttgctgaagacaagcagactaagaacatggattactggaaccatgtcctgtggtctgatgagaccaagataaacttatttggttcagatggtgtcaagcgtgtgtggcggcaaccaggtgaggagtacaaagacaagtgtgtcttgcctacagtcaagcatggtggtgggagtgtcatggtctatggctgcatgagtgctgccggcactggggagctacagttcattgggggaaccatgaatgagcagagcatgatcccttcccttcggagactgggccgcagggcagtattccaacatgataatgaccccaaacacacctccaagatgaccactgccttgctaaagaagctgagggtaaaggtgatggactggccaaccatctccagacctaaaccctattgagtgTCTCTGGGGCATCCTTAAACAGAAGGTgaaggagcgcaaggtctctaacatccaccagctccgtgatgtcgtcatggaggagtggaagaggactccagtggcaacctgtgaagctctggtgaactccatgcccaagagggttaaggcagcgctggaaaataatggtggccacacaaaatattgacactttgggcccaatttggacattttcacttaggggtgtactcacttttgtggtcagcggtttagacattaatggctgtgtgttgagttattttgaggggacagcaaatacACTGTtttacaagctgtacactcactactttacattgtagcaaagtgtcatttcttcagtgttgtcacatgaaaagatacaataaaatatttacaaaaatgtgaggggtgtactcacatactgtgtgtgtatataatatatatatatatatatatatacaaacaaacaattacaTACCTACCATATATACCTCATATTCAGAAATGGTTAAGcatttgaaatattatataattcatTACAAATACAAATTCTTTCTCTCTTTAGCCTGCAAATAAGCAGGTGTGTGAGGATGAGACTACAACTTTAGGGGTTCGGGCACAGGACCCGACCCCCTGCGGTTCAGAGAAGTCCCTTCTAGGCTGGAATGCCTCACTGAGTCCACCTGTTGCAGAGAAACCTCGCTGGTACCTGGGCCGACATACTCCCGCTCACCTTGTACCCATTGAGATCACAGGTAAAGGTGACTTGGCATACTGTCATGTTGAGTATATCGgtatatgttttaaaagtctttttagAGTCTAACAAATCCGGCCTGTTTGGAGGTGTCATTGATGTGTAGTTTATGTTCATAACTTTATCGCTAAAGGTTTTAGAACATTTTCTCAATTTATTAGCTGTATTAAAGTTTGCTTTTTTAATGGAATGAGGGAATATTATGGAGTGAGAATTTTTATTGTGTACAGCTGGTGTTCTGTACAATTTGGGAAAGAAACTCAAGCATGACATAGACTGAACAACAGTGTCTCCCCACTAAGAAAGTCCTAGGTCACTTGAAAATGTTCTGGATGTTTTTGGTCTTGCAAATCATATTATCATCAACATCATCACAGACAACCCCATTTCTTAGTTCTTATGCTCTTTTTCCTAAGAGTTTACACATCAGATAAGATTTCttgcattcatattttatatgtacttaaaatgttaaagcatttgctcctttctcaaactttcacactatttttttaaaagctctTGTTGTAGTGGTGCTCTTGCTCTCCTtccctctttctctgtctcagCTGTCCCACACCCATCTCTCTAAATCTCCCTCTTGACTACCTTCCTGTTCCCCTCTCTGGCCTGGACACAGTGGAGAGGTGGTTGGATCCATAAACACAGATAATGCTGTGCTTAGGCAGCCTGGAGTCTGATTCCCAAAGTGGTGCTGTTCTTCACCCGCTAAAGATAATGAACAGGTagctgttgccatggcaacatgcaGCTCTCCCTCCTTTGCTTAGCTAGGAGGTGCAGAAAAAGCTGCATAgagtgagagacagacagaaaatgagtgagagagagaactgTAGCGGAGGGGTGGGAGCAACAGGGATGGAggaagaaagattttttttcacctCCTTTTTGTTGGTATTTTCATGAATGAAGCCAACTCACACGTTGGGAgccaataaggtttcattaggtTTTTTCGGGGAGCTGTTTTCTGAGAGACAAAGGGGTATCCATGTAAAAAACATAGTTAGAACTGGGCTTAATTAGCACTTTATGTTCAGTTCCTTTCATCACTGTGGAATGGTGGACCATTTATCACAGCACTCCCTCCTGCACCGggtttaaaatgattaaacaccCAGTCCGATGCAGTTCTTGAAAACACATCAGCATTGTATTATCCCACAGAAAGGAAAGAAAGTTACATAGATCTGCCACTGGGTAGTCCTTAGTAAATACCCAGCTCTTGTTTTGATGTATTATCCAGTGTCCATTGTCTGATTTCATTTCTCCAGATCAATCAGGCACCATGATCAAGTCTCCAGCTAACCATCTATCTCATGTTGGCTATTGCTTTTATCCATAATATACTTTTTCCTTCATAAATTTACCAAAATGCTTGTCATTGCATACTCAGGTCTGATTAGGCGGTCATGGCTAATGTTTTTCAGCCCAATCATAACATGTATAGAATAATGTAGCTTTTATGCAACCATTTTAAggtcataaaaataattcataaaaacaaaatttatctGACTGAAGACTGTCAGTTAGCCTGACAGCTGGTATCTCATATCTTGCCTCAGGCCAGAGCTTTGATAAGCACTCTGCACGGCACAGCGAACTGCGGGCCCCCTTTAGAACTGATTCAGCGGTCAACCCAAAAACCATTCGCCGCCCGAGGAGTGTGGTTGCAGGCCCTGATGTCACGCTGCACTGCCAAGGTGACTAACAGGAAGTTAGGCAAGTTACTAACAGGGTTTCAGAGtgcaaaaagaaataaacaggaaaagGACAATGGGCACTGACCAATGACTTGTATCTAGAGTAATTTGTAAATCTAAAATCTAATGTTTGTTAGAGCCACATAGAAGCTTTGACAAACTGTCACGCAAATTGCaatttgttttagttaacaatgtTCTGATTGAAATGCATCTTTGAGAATCTTTACAAAAATTCTACTTATCTAAGAATGAAGGACTAAATCCtctttttaaactatttttttaaaccattttgtttttaggtGACAGCAAAATTCTTGCTGTTGATCTAATACAAGGTGCCTGTTCCCCTGGATCCTCTCAACCCAGATCTTTGGAGCCTACCACCGAAAACACGGGCCAGCTGCATATTCCCCTTCGGAAGACCCAGAGTGACTTGGAGTACAGTGTCCCCCCATCCCCGAAGACCTCATCAGGCATGATGGATCA
It encodes the following:
- the nhsl2 gene encoding NHS-like protein 2 isoform X7, with the translated sequence MPFCKRTIVPKDVCKSGGKSRGAMFTDLVDVCGLTLCAVLRQLSDLSRQSVSILEELEGELASICYRSGALENKLISLQKHISALATKPPVKTATNLDSESKRTAHFQSSWQQHVNVFGSWSRPECVQELHQEAQLNLQSLLQDFEEQLYDNRVTGQTFRHPSSQSSEDTSTTLSRSPSSLNNKKTEFVFVPANKQVCEDETTTLGVRAQDPTPCGSEKSLLGWNASLSPPVAEKPRWYLGRHTPAHLVPIEITGQSFDKHSARHSELRAPFRTDSAVNPKTIRRPRSVVAGPDVTLHCQGD